The Acidicapsa acidisoli genome window below encodes:
- a CDS encoding DEAD/DEAH box helicase — translation MVVVTELFLPGERVIHNEFGQGVILDAARDGYLRAFFGAGERRVPVGSIHRERSRTERILQSVEGTAERARKAWLCYEAHALPVMESASALTSAKIDLLPHQVVLTHRVATASPRRYLVADEVGLGKTIETALILRELASRGELNRALMVVPAGLVNNWHRELNEVFNLDFEVFGSEGDITDRKTNAFSKHDRVIASIDTLKRPARIKRLLAAPRWDLVVFDEAHHLTASRIGGKIRKTENYKLAEALKGHTRDLMLLSATPHQGNHFQFWMLVQLLNPTLFSSPEEMLENRHRLNTVMFRRTKADACQPDGSPLFARRWVHTESFLMSDDERRFYERLREYLDDGFNLASRQGNKGRALGFLMAIFQKIAASSLAAIRRTLKRRLLMLTLHEAFLRDRDLEIEGRERLTGEARALIHEEFNLSHDSIGRSEVDRILADLKYRLVKKLDEEALELASDPYGSEYSSTHAEEAASAVVELHLPEERLRIGDLLNGFPKQRETKAQKLLDGLGTLWRQNPNEKIVVFATYLGTVDLIAREIEQTFPGQGVVVLRGGDHGAKIAAERRFRQKDGPRVLVCTAAGREGINLQFARILFNFDLPWNPMDIEQRIGRIHRYGQNHTAQVYNLVLSDTIEGRIFLMLEEKLTEIARTVGKVDDQGNVAEDLRAQILGQLSERLNYDRLYQEALSDPELKRTQVELEAALSNSREARQVVSDLFQDLDGFSLDEYKPFADVTSSLDRLVRFVSAAVVDRKQQLIKVSDATYDLVNVDGVRQTRFTLNRDAATSRDDVELMGLDHPLVQEELARWRSVSADEIGIAVVGDLDIPILLSLWMIETSARNGERRVIVLPIAIKQDGTRVPAVERQCERYLQAPTTTSTFSPEQRIDLFSRAIEPTLLRELKHKGAADGDGSYSAELIGYVEVAQTTTL, via the coding sequence CACAATGAGTTCGGCCAAGGCGTCATTCTAGATGCCGCACGCGATGGCTACTTGCGCGCGTTTTTCGGCGCTGGAGAACGTAGAGTACCGGTCGGCTCGATTCACCGCGAACGATCTCGCACCGAGCGCATACTGCAGTCTGTGGAGGGGACTGCGGAGCGGGCACGCAAAGCATGGTTGTGCTATGAGGCTCATGCTCTCCCGGTGATGGAAAGTGCTTCGGCACTCACATCTGCCAAGATTGACTTGCTCCCTCATCAAGTCGTGCTCACCCACCGGGTTGCGACGGCATCGCCACGTCGCTACCTCGTGGCTGATGAAGTGGGGCTCGGGAAAACTATCGAAACTGCGCTCATCCTGCGGGAGTTGGCGAGCCGTGGCGAGTTGAATAGGGCACTTATGGTGGTGCCCGCGGGCCTAGTCAATAACTGGCATCGCGAATTGAACGAAGTTTTCAACCTTGATTTTGAAGTCTTCGGCTCCGAGGGCGACATCACAGACCGAAAGACAAATGCCTTTTCCAAGCATGACCGAGTGATTGCCAGTATTGACACGCTCAAGCGTCCGGCTCGCATCAAGCGTTTGCTAGCAGCACCACGCTGGGATCTTGTGGTGTTCGATGAGGCGCACCACCTGACTGCATCCCGCATAGGCGGCAAAATCAGGAAGACGGAAAACTACAAGCTCGCTGAAGCGCTGAAAGGCCATACGCGCGATCTGATGCTGCTCTCTGCGACGCCGCATCAGGGAAACCATTTCCAATTTTGGATGCTGGTGCAACTGCTCAATCCCACCTTATTTAGCAGCCCGGAAGAAATGCTGGAGAACCGCCACCGTTTGAACACGGTGATGTTTCGCCGCACCAAGGCGGATGCCTGCCAACCCGATGGATCACCTCTCTTTGCGCGGCGGTGGGTACATACCGAGTCCTTTCTGATGAGCGATGATGAGCGGCGATTCTATGAAAGGCTGCGAGAGTATTTGGATGATGGATTCAACCTTGCATCTCGCCAGGGCAACAAAGGACGCGCACTCGGCTTCCTAATGGCGATCTTCCAAAAGATCGCGGCATCGAGCCTTGCAGCAATCCGGCGGACACTCAAGCGCCGTCTGCTTATGTTGACTCTGCACGAGGCATTCTTACGAGACAGAGACCTGGAAATCGAGGGCCGCGAGCGATTGACGGGAGAAGCGCGCGCACTGATTCACGAAGAATTCAATCTATCGCATGACAGCATCGGTCGCAGCGAAGTTGACCGCATACTTGCCGACCTGAAATACCGACTCGTCAAGAAGCTGGACGAAGAGGCTCTGGAGCTTGCTTCTGATCCGTACGGCAGCGAGTATTCATCCACGCACGCGGAAGAGGCGGCTTCGGCAGTCGTTGAATTGCATTTGCCAGAAGAGCGTCTGCGCATAGGGGATTTGCTCAACGGCTTCCCAAAGCAACGCGAGACCAAAGCGCAGAAACTGCTCGACGGCCTTGGCACATTGTGGCGACAGAACCCGAACGAGAAGATCGTTGTGTTTGCAACCTACCTCGGAACGGTGGACTTGATCGCGCGGGAGATTGAGCAGACTTTTCCTGGTCAGGGTGTTGTGGTGCTCCGTGGTGGCGACCACGGAGCCAAAATTGCTGCGGAGCGCCGCTTCAGACAAAAGGACGGTCCGCGCGTTCTAGTGTGTACGGCAGCGGGCCGGGAAGGCATTAACCTACAGTTTGCACGTATCCTGTTCAACTTCGATCTTCCCTGGAACCCGATGGACATAGAGCAACGCATTGGTCGTATCCATCGGTATGGCCAAAACCACACAGCGCAGGTTTACAACCTCGTACTGTCGGACACCATCGAAGGACGCATCTTCCTGATGCTTGAAGAAAAGCTGACGGAAATAGCGAGAACGGTCGGAAAGGTTGACGATCAAGGGAATGTCGCAGAAGATCTCCGCGCACAGATTCTCGGCCAGTTATCCGAGCGCCTCAACTACGACCGTTTGTACCAAGAGGCACTATCCGACCCGGAATTGAAACGAACACAAGTGGAGCTTGAGGCGGCGCTTTCAAATTCGCGCGAGGCGCGGCAGGTCGTGTCTGACCTGTTTCAGGATCTTGATGGCTTCAGTCTGGATGAATACAAGCCATTCGCCGATGTGACTTCCAGCCTCGATCGCTTAGTGCGCTTTGTTTCGGCTGCGGTAGTGGATCGCAAGCAGCAGCTAATCAAGGTGAGCGACGCAACGTATGACCTCGTGAATGTCGATGGAGTCCGGCAAACGCGATTCACCCTGAATCGCGATGCTGCCACGAGCCGCGACGATGTCGAGTTGATGGGGCTGGATCATCCCCTTGTGCAGGAAGAGCTCGCTAGATGGCGTAGCGTTTCTGCGGATGAGATTGGAATTGCAGTTGTGGGTGATCTCGACATACCGATCCTGTTATCACTATGGATGATCGAAACATCTGCTCGAAACGGAGAGCGGCGTGTGATTGTGCTGCCGATTGCAATTAAGCAGGACGGCACGCGAGTGCCTGCCGTCGAGCGCCAATGTGAGCGCTATTTGCAAGCCCCAACTACAACCTCGACATTTTCGCCGGAACAACGAATTGATCTGTTCTCACGAGCGATTGAACCGACGCTGCTTCGTGAACTTAAGCACAAAGGGGCTGCTGACGGAGACGGCAGCTATTCGGCGGAATTGATTGGCTATGTCGAAGTGGCCCAAACAACTACTCTATAA